TCCGCCCGGTCACCGAGATCAAGTCGGCGCCGATCTCGTCGGCCCTGACACGCATCTGCCCAGCCGACTGACACGCGTCGAGCAGCACCAACGCGCCCGCGTCGTGTGCGACCGCCACCGCCTCGCGGACCGGGTTCACCAAGCCGCTGTTGGTCGGCGCGTGCACCAACGACACCAGCTTCACGCGTTCGTCCAGCAACTCTCGCAGCGCGCCGACGTCCAACGCGCCGGTCGAGTCGGACGGGATCACGTCGACCTGCGCGCCGACCAGCCGGGCGCGGTGGTAGATCGCCACCGCGTTGCTGCCGTACTCCGCTTCGCTGATCAGAACCCGGTCGCCCTCGGCGAGCGGTACTGCGGTGAACGCGTTGAGCCAGGACCGCGTCGCGCTCTCGGTGAACGCGACCTCCTCGGGTTCGCACCCCAAGAAGTTCGCCGCGACCGCATACCCCTTCTCCAGGTCGTCGGCGCGTTCCGCCGCGGCGCGGTAGCCACCGACCTCGGACTCACGGCGCAGATGGCTGATCGTCTCGCGGAGCACCGGTTCGGGCGGGAGGGACGAGCCCGCGCTGTCGAGGAAGATCCGCTCGCGAGCACCGGGCGTATCGGTGCGGACGGCTTCGAGGTCGATCCCGTCGTCGAACATGTCCCTCACCGTAGGAGATCAGCCCAGCGCTGTACACGATCTGCCCACACGCTGAGCAGGTCCTCGTCGTGGCTGATCGCCAGCACCCCGACTTCGGCGGCGCGCACCTCCTCCTGCACGACGCCGACCAGCGCCGCGGTGGTGGACGCGTCCAACATGGCGGTCATCTCGTCGCAGACCAGGTACCTCGGCTTGAGCGCCAACGCCCGCGCCAGGCACGC
The window above is part of the Allokutzneria albata genome. Proteins encoded here:
- a CDS encoding aminotransferase class V-fold PLP-dependent enzyme, with protein sequence MFDDGIDLEAVRTDTPGARERIFLDSAGSSLPPEPVLRETISHLRRESEVGGYRAAAERADDLEKGYAVAANFLGCEPEEVAFTESATRSWLNAFTAVPLAEGDRVLISEAEYGSNAVAIYHRARLVGAQVDVIPSDSTGALDVGALRELLDERVKLVSLVHAPTNSGLVNPVREAVAVAHDAGALVLLDACQSAGQMRVRADEIGADLISVTGRKWLRGPRGTGVLVVRDGVELCPTQIDQHGATWRIPDSVELRSDARVHELWEFSVADRLGLIAALRYADEIGIDVIERAVRARAGALREGLTGIPRVRVHDIGAVRSGIVSFSVDGIGAEAVKDALRGKRITVSAAGAHGALLDMSRRGLTEFVRASPHYFVSPEQISSFLEAVSGLSPA